The following are from one region of the Rosistilla carotiformis genome:
- a CDS encoding lipoate--protein ligase family protein, producing the protein MRLLDLSFPEGPRNLALDEALLESADATGRAGDGEVLRLWKFDSPTVVVGRGSKVADEVNREFCERVSIPILRRCSGGTSVTVGPGCLLYSLVLSTDLRPQLKDLDQVHQFVMQTIREAIGGLLGRVQFQGTCDLTWQNRKFSGNSLRVARRHVLYHGTLLYDFPIDLVQNTLRVPPRQPDYRGGRTHDQFVINLPLGERQLRNALGSAFGVQATLQQWPEDRVEQLVASRYGNPGWNFRH; encoded by the coding sequence ATGCGGCTACTTGATCTTTCTTTTCCCGAGGGGCCACGTAATTTGGCACTCGACGAAGCGTTGTTGGAATCGGCCGACGCGACGGGCCGTGCGGGCGATGGGGAGGTGTTGCGGCTTTGGAAATTCGATTCCCCGACGGTCGTTGTGGGACGTGGGTCGAAGGTGGCTGACGAGGTGAACCGCGAGTTTTGCGAGCGGGTTTCGATTCCGATCTTGCGGCGTTGCAGCGGGGGGACCTCGGTTACGGTGGGGCCCGGTTGTCTGCTGTATTCCCTGGTGCTGAGCACCGACCTGCGGCCGCAGTTAAAAGACCTCGACCAGGTTCATCAGTTCGTGATGCAGACCATCCGCGAAGCGATCGGTGGCTTGCTGGGCCGGGTGCAGTTTCAAGGGACGTGTGACCTGACTTGGCAGAATCGTAAGTTCTCCGGCAATAGCTTGCGTGTTGCTCGCCGGCACGTGCTGTATCACGGCACCTTGTTGTACGATTTCCCTATCGATTTGGTGCAAAACACCCTTCGCGTTCCGCCGCGCCAACCCGATTACCGCGGAGGTCGCACACACGACCAATTCGTGATCAATCTACCGTTGGGGGAGCGTCAGTTGCGCAACGCGCTGGGAAGTGCTTTCGGTGTCCAAGCGACGCTGCAACAATGGCCTGAAGATCGTGTGGAGCAGTTGGTCGCGTCACGGTATGGAAATCCGGGATGGAATTTTCGGCATTAG
- a CDS encoding BON domain-containing protein has product MTLFQSIVAISCVAFNPSLVSADSTNPKQPPDQIIEREVHDELRTLFPRIPTTVEAHVIAGEVTLNGEVPSFGDRIRVDERVAAVEGVRRVNNRLRVERITILSPRLDPDSNERERDAVADPIWDALANSKMKAFRGVIEFKADKTLMIRDFRSGRMKASIGDATEITLDGDPVEHELLGEGLFVFVQAQQNRGGLVAHTIEAHSPK; this is encoded by the coding sequence ATGACCCTCTTCCAATCAATCGTCGCGATAAGTTGCGTAGCATTCAACCCATCGCTGGTTAGCGCCGATTCAACCAACCCGAAACAGCCTCCCGACCAAATCATCGAGCGTGAGGTTCACGATGAATTGCGAACCCTCTTCCCACGGATTCCAACGACGGTCGAAGCGCATGTGATCGCGGGAGAAGTGACGTTAAACGGGGAAGTCCCTAGCTTTGGAGATCGCATTCGGGTCGACGAGCGCGTCGCAGCCGTCGAAGGTGTCCGGCGTGTAAACAACCGGCTGCGTGTCGAGCGCATCACGATCCTGTCGCCGCGTTTGGATCCCGATTCAAATGAACGGGAGCGCGATGCGGTTGCCGATCCGATCTGGGACGCGCTTGCGAATTCCAAAATGAAAGCGTTTCGCGGAGTGATTGAATTCAAAGCGGATAAGACGCTAATGATCCGCGACTTCCGATCGGGCCGGATGAAGGCAAGCATTGGCGATGCGACGGAAATCACTCTCGATGGCGATCCCGTCGAGCACGAACTGCTTGGCGAAGGGCTGTTTGTCTTCGTCCAGGCTCAGCAAAACCGCGGTGGACTGGTCGCACATACGATCGAAGCCCACTCGCCTAAATAA